One genomic segment of Occultella kanbiaonis includes these proteins:
- a CDS encoding vWA domain-containing protein, translated as MTDQNFTHIAFLLDRSGSMQSIKSDTVGGFDAFIAEQRGEPGRCTVSLAQFDNEYQEVYADRPIADVPSLELVPRGSTAMLDAIGRLINATGARLAALPEAERPGTVIVGIMTDGLENASKEFSRAQIKAMIGEQTDRYGWQFLYMGANQDAIEVGTGLGVDPGLAVTYSSTKVDAAMRMTSRKVAGVRAAMAAGMAAPAARAAHGYTEAERAEVGEDG; from the coding sequence ATGACCGACCAGAACTTCACCCACATCGCGTTCCTGCTCGACCGCTCCGGCTCGATGCAGTCCATCAAGTCCGACACCGTCGGAGGCTTCGACGCGTTCATCGCCGAGCAGCGTGGCGAGCCGGGCCGGTGCACGGTCTCCCTGGCCCAGTTCGACAACGAGTACCAGGAGGTCTATGCGGATCGACCGATCGCCGACGTGCCCTCCCTCGAGCTGGTCCCGCGCGGAAGCACGGCCATGCTCGATGCCATCGGACGCCTCATCAACGCCACCGGCGCCCGGCTCGCCGCCCTGCCCGAGGCGGAGCGGCCGGGCACCGTGATCGTCGGCATCATGACCGACGGCCTCGAGAACGCCTCGAAGGAGTTCAGCCGCGCCCAGATCAAGGCGATGATCGGCGAGCAGACCGACCGCTACGGCTGGCAGTTCCTGTACATGGGCGCCAACCAGGACGCGATCGAGGTCGGCACCGGGCTTGGCGTGGACCCGGGCCTGGCGGTCACCTACTCCTCGACCAAGGTCGACGCGGCGATGCGCATGACCAGCAGGAAGGTCGCCGGGGTGCGCGCCGCCATGGCCGCAGGCATGGCCGCACCGGCCGCGCGTGCCGCGCACGGCTACACCGAGGCGGAGCGCGCCGAGGTGGGCGAGGACGGCTGA
- a CDS encoding MarR family winged helix-turn-helix transcriptional regulator yields MQDAVDARLHQWSVVRPDLDVSAMGVIGRLSRLTRLLEGSLQEVFDAHGLQPGEFDLLATLRRADPEGTGLTAVALARAAMRTSGAITNRLDRLVAKDLVRRDVDEANRRAILVTLTPKGRTVLDAALADHVANEERLLAALGAPEREQLANLLRTLLLAHGDQAPPA; encoded by the coding sequence GTGCAAGACGCCGTGGATGCCCGCCTGCACCAGTGGAGCGTGGTGCGGCCCGATCTCGACGTCTCCGCCATGGGGGTGATCGGCCGCCTGTCCCGATTGACCCGACTGCTCGAAGGCAGCCTGCAAGAGGTCTTCGATGCTCACGGTCTGCAGCCCGGCGAGTTCGATCTGCTCGCCACGCTGCGGCGAGCGGACCCGGAGGGCACCGGCCTGACCGCGGTGGCGTTGGCCCGCGCGGCAATGAGGACCTCCGGGGCGATCACCAATCGCCTGGACCGTCTGGTCGCCAAGGATCTGGTGCGCCGCGACGTGGACGAGGCCAATCGCCGCGCCATCCTGGTCACCCTCACACCGAAGGGGCGCACCGTACTGGACGCCGCCCTTGCCGATCACGTCGCGAACGAGGAGCGTCTGCTCGCCGCCCTCGGGGCCCCCGAACGCGAGCAGCTGGCGAACCTGTTGCGCACCCTCCTGCTCGCCCACGGCGACCAGGCACCGCCGGCCTGA
- a CDS encoding electron transfer flavoprotein subunit alpha/FixB family protein, whose protein sequence is MTETAVRTVLVLVENTADAALRSPALEALTLARTLGEVVALTLTEPNRRALDQLAEAGVDRVLQADLGDAPREIPVVAAAAVAAAVEHVRAALVLLTSSFVNKEIAAHTAWRTGAGLLIDVTSLADDGGRLVGGKRVFAGTWDTECAITTDRAVVTLRPNALAAEPAAAPGAAVVERLPVSAAAPAGLELLDRVVHEVSADASGVVRPALAEAAIVVAGGRGTAGDFGPVEDLADALGAAIGTTRDAVDEGWIGHDAQVGQTGVTIAPRVYIGAGISGAPHHHGGMQAARTIIAVNTDSEAPLVEISDFAVIGDLHEILPAAAAAIRSRRDAAALS, encoded by the coding sequence GTGACCGAGACCGCCGTCCGGACCGTCCTCGTACTGGTCGAGAACACAGCCGACGCAGCCTTGCGCTCACCCGCGCTGGAGGCACTCACGCTCGCCCGGACGCTGGGCGAGGTGGTCGCGCTGACCCTGACCGAGCCGAACCGGCGGGCGCTGGACCAGCTCGCCGAAGCCGGCGTCGACCGGGTGCTGCAGGCCGACCTTGGCGACGCCCCGCGCGAGATCCCCGTGGTGGCGGCCGCCGCCGTGGCCGCCGCCGTCGAGCACGTGCGGGCCGCCCTGGTGCTGCTGACGTCCTCGTTCGTGAACAAGGAGATCGCCGCGCACACGGCGTGGCGGACCGGCGCCGGCCTACTCATCGACGTGACGTCGCTCGCCGACGACGGTGGCCGCCTGGTCGGCGGCAAGCGGGTGTTCGCCGGCACCTGGGACACCGAGTGCGCGATCACCACCGACCGTGCCGTGGTGACGCTGCGCCCGAACGCGCTTGCGGCGGAGCCAGCCGCCGCACCGGGCGCGGCCGTCGTCGAGCGGCTGCCCGTGAGCGCCGCGGCACCGGCCGGACTGGAACTCCTCGACCGGGTGGTGCACGAGGTCTCCGCGGACGCGAGCGGGGTGGTCCGGCCGGCGCTCGCCGAGGCGGCCATCGTCGTCGCCGGTGGCCGGGGAACCGCCGGTGACTTCGGGCCCGTCGAGGACCTCGCCGACGCCCTCGGCGCCGCGATCGGGACCACCCGGGACGCCGTCGACGAGGGCTGGATCGGGCACGACGCCCAGGTCGGCCAGACCGGTGTGACCATCGCCCCGCGCGTCTACATCGGCGCCGGCATCTCCGGCGCGCCGCACCACCACGGCGGCATGCAGGCCGCCCGCACGATCATCGCGGTGAACACCGACTCCGAGGCACCGCTCGTGGAGATCAGCGACTTCGCGGTGATCGGGGACCTGCACGAGATCCTGCCCGCCGCCGCGGCCGCCATCCGCTCCCGCCGCGACGCTGCCGCGCTCTCGTGA
- the glgX gene encoding glycogen debranching protein GlgX, translated as MLFTETDPPTTATPRLIGVERVIGSARHQDRYGTHLVPGGVDTVVHAPQATAVEFCLLDGEGEAATERRFRLLVGEHGRWHGHIPEVGQGQRYGLRVHGPWDPAHGQFHNPHKLLTDPYARAIVGSLDLVPAVYGHIVDDYLRPVPGQDGRDARDSAAHVPHGVVVDDAFDEEPVQHPDTPWGRTVIYEAHVRGLTRRLPGVPEHLRGTYAGLAHPATVAHLRDLGVTAVELLPIHAKVTEPALTMRGVVNYWGYNTLGYFAPEPSYATQAAQSAGPAAVLAEVKGMVKLLHEAGLEVILDVVYNHTCEGGTDGPLLSWRGLDNAGYYLHDGAGHSHYLDVTGCGNSLDFRNQHVVRMTLDSLRYWVQEVGVDGFRFDLATTMGRKGATFLADHPFLVALACDPVLGGRKLIAEPWDLGPGGWRTGQFAAPIAEWNDRYRDVLRTFWISDAAAAVNGGYGHDLRDLATRLAGSADMFAHSSVPGGRGPIASLNFVTAHDGFTLRDLVSYDHKHNEINGEDNRDGTDNNRSWNHGVEGETDEPEILAHRRRTIRNILGTMMVSAGTPMITAGDEFGRTQQGNNNAYCHDDESVWVDWDLAPWQRDLQATTEHLLALRRRNRVLRPARFRPFDPHAFRSRPALAWFDEHGATMSLERWHDVNRRVLQMFRGGERADERDALTVINGAANPVHVTLSSDGPEFYELVWDSAWEHPDERPPTASVPAGTTLEVPELSMRIYLQS; from the coding sequence ATGTTGTTCACCGAGACCGACCCGCCCACCACCGCCACCCCCCGGCTGATCGGTGTGGAACGGGTCATCGGGAGCGCTCGGCACCAGGACCGGTACGGCACCCACCTCGTGCCCGGCGGGGTGGACACGGTCGTGCACGCTCCGCAGGCGACCGCCGTCGAGTTCTGCCTGCTGGACGGCGAGGGCGAGGCGGCCACCGAGCGGCGGTTCCGGCTGCTCGTCGGTGAGCACGGCCGCTGGCACGGACACATCCCCGAGGTCGGCCAGGGCCAGCGGTACGGACTGCGCGTGCACGGCCCCTGGGACCCGGCCCACGGCCAGTTCCACAACCCGCACAAGCTGCTCACCGACCCCTACGCCCGGGCGATCGTGGGCTCGCTCGACCTGGTCCCGGCCGTGTACGGGCACATCGTGGACGACTACCTGCGCCCGGTCCCGGGGCAGGACGGGCGGGACGCCCGCGACAGCGCCGCGCACGTCCCGCACGGCGTCGTCGTCGACGACGCGTTCGACGAGGAGCCGGTGCAGCACCCCGACACCCCGTGGGGCCGCACGGTCATCTACGAGGCGCACGTGCGCGGTCTGACCCGCCGGCTGCCCGGGGTGCCCGAGCACCTGCGTGGCACCTACGCGGGCCTGGCGCACCCCGCGACCGTGGCGCACCTGCGTGACCTGGGCGTCACCGCCGTCGAGCTCCTCCCGATCCACGCGAAGGTGACGGAGCCTGCGCTGACCATGCGCGGCGTCGTGAACTACTGGGGCTACAACACGCTCGGGTACTTCGCCCCGGAACCGTCCTACGCCACGCAGGCCGCGCAGTCGGCCGGCCCGGCCGCGGTGCTGGCCGAGGTCAAGGGCATGGTCAAGCTCCTGCACGAGGCCGGGCTCGAGGTCATCCTCGACGTCGTCTACAACCACACCTGCGAGGGCGGCACCGACGGTCCGCTGCTGTCCTGGCGCGGTCTGGACAACGCCGGGTACTACCTGCACGACGGCGCCGGGCACAGTCACTACCTCGACGTCACCGGCTGCGGCAACTCGCTCGACTTCCGCAACCAGCACGTGGTCCGGATGACCCTGGACTCGCTGCGGTACTGGGTGCAGGAGGTGGGGGTGGACGGGTTCCGGTTCGACCTCGCCACCACCATGGGCCGCAAGGGCGCCACGTTCCTGGCCGACCATCCGTTCCTGGTAGCGCTGGCCTGCGACCCGGTGCTCGGCGGGCGCAAGCTCATCGCCGAGCCCTGGGACCTCGGCCCCGGCGGGTGGCGCACCGGGCAGTTCGCGGCGCCGATCGCCGAGTGGAACGACCGGTACCGGGACGTGCTCCGGACCTTCTGGATCTCGGACGCCGCGGCCGCGGTCAACGGCGGGTACGGCCACGACCTGCGGGACCTGGCCACCCGGCTCGCCGGCTCGGCGGACATGTTCGCCCACTCCTCGGTGCCGGGCGGACGTGGCCCCATCGCGAGCCTCAACTTCGTCACCGCCCACGACGGCTTCACGCTGCGGGACCTGGTCTCCTACGACCACAAGCACAACGAGATCAACGGCGAGGACAACCGGGACGGGACGGACAACAACCGGTCCTGGAACCACGGCGTCGAGGGCGAGACGGACGAGCCGGAGATCCTGGCGCACCGACGGCGCACCATCCGCAACATCCTCGGCACCATGATGGTCTCGGCCGGCACGCCGATGATCACGGCCGGGGACGAGTTCGGGCGCACCCAGCAGGGGAACAACAACGCCTACTGCCACGACGACGAGTCCGTGTGGGTGGACTGGGACCTGGCGCCCTGGCAGCGGGACCTGCAGGCGACCACCGAGCACCTGCTCGCCCTGCGGCGGCGCAACCGCGTGCTGCGGCCGGCCCGGTTCCGGCCGTTCGACCCGCACGCGTTCCGGTCCCGACCCGCGCTGGCCTGGTTCGACGAGCACGGCGCGACCATGTCGCTGGAGCGCTGGCACGACGTGAACCGCCGGGTGCTGCAGATGTTCCGCGGCGGCGAGCGGGCCGACGAGCGCGACGCCCTGACCGTGATCAACGGTGCCGCGAACCCGGTCCACGTGACCCTCTCCAGCGATGGACCGGAGTTCTACGAGCTGGTCTGGGACTCGGCCTGGGAGCACCCGGACGAGCGTCCGCCCACGGCGAGCGTGCCCGCCGGCACCACCCTCGAGGTGCCCGAGCTGAGCATGCGCATCTACCTGCAGTCGTAG
- a CDS encoding winged helix-turn-helix transcriptional regulator yields the protein MVSIEVTAQNESVETAPPGPRQGPYLCGIDAAMDVITGKWKSLILWELDNGTRRFSALKRGLPGVSEKMLVQHLREMEVDGLVHREVYREVPPRVEYSLTEAGVALNAALAPLGAWGTDRINRIGAPMVAPHTAV from the coding sequence ATGGTAAGTATCGAGGTCACAGCCCAGAACGAGTCCGTTGAGACGGCGCCGCCCGGCCCACGGCAGGGGCCCTACCTCTGCGGCATCGACGCCGCCATGGACGTGATCACCGGCAAGTGGAAGTCGCTCATCCTGTGGGAGCTCGACAACGGCACCCGGAGATTCTCCGCGCTCAAGCGTGGCCTGCCCGGGGTGAGCGAGAAGATGCTCGTCCAGCACCTGCGGGAGATGGAGGTGGACGGGCTGGTGCATCGCGAGGTGTACCGGGAGGTACCGCCGCGCGTGGAGTACTCCCTGACCGAGGCCGGCGTCGCGCTGAACGCCGCTCTCGCGCCACTGGGCGCGTGGGGCACGGATCGGATCAACCGGATCGGTGCACCGATGGTCGCGCCGCACACCGCGGTCTAG
- a CDS encoding NAD(P)-dependent oxidoreductase yields MTPTTAPPPSASTISTTPITAASDSSTTPDSPAQARVSVLGLGVMGSVLASTLLAAGHRTTVWNRTSGRADPLRAAGAIVAGSPAEAISTADVVIVCLFDHASVHEVLDPLVDHRTGIDLINLTTTTPEEARELAAWSSTRGIHYLDGGIMAVPAMIGQDGSSILYSGAPEVFERHEQLLRSWGKATYFGGDAGLASLEDLALLSGMYVMSAGLLHGMAMVGSVGVSASSFVTRAQPFLAAMTETFPAFAETIDSRRYDAPERQSLEFSDLGKLVRASTEAGISPAVVQMVQDLIMRQRDAGFGDEDFSRIYESIAHPLTTESSAP; encoded by the coding sequence ATGACTCCCACAACTGCCCCGCCGCCATCCGCATCGACCATATCCACGACGCCGATCACCGCGGCGTCCGACTCCTCCACCACCCCCGACTCCCCCGCGCAAGCGCGGGTGAGCGTCCTGGGACTCGGTGTGATGGGCAGCGTGCTGGCCAGCACGCTGCTCGCCGCCGGGCACCGGACCACCGTCTGGAACCGGACCAGTGGCCGGGCCGACCCGCTGCGTGCCGCGGGCGCGATCGTGGCCGGCTCGCCGGCCGAGGCGATCTCCACCGCCGACGTGGTGATCGTCTGCCTGTTCGATCACGCCTCGGTGCACGAAGTGCTCGACCCGCTCGTCGACCACCGCACCGGCATCGACCTCATCAACCTCACCACCACGACGCCCGAGGAGGCCCGCGAGCTCGCGGCCTGGTCCTCGACCCGCGGCATCCACTATCTCGACGGCGGCATCATGGCCGTGCCGGCCATGATCGGGCAGGACGGTTCGTCGATCCTCTACAGCGGGGCACCCGAGGTGTTCGAACGGCACGAACAGCTCCTGCGCAGCTGGGGCAAGGCCACCTACTTCGGCGGAGATGCCGGCCTGGCCTCACTGGAGGACCTTGCGCTCCTGTCCGGCATGTACGTCATGTCCGCAGGACTGCTGCACGGCATGGCGATGGTCGGCTCCGTGGGTGTCAGCGCGAGCTCGTTCGTCACTCGGGCCCAGCCCTTCCTGGCCGCGATGACCGAGACCTTCCCGGCCTTCGCCGAGACCATCGACAGCCGGCGGTACGACGCGCCCGAACGGCAGAGCCTGGAGTTCTCCGACCTCGGCAAACTCGTGCGGGCCAGCACCGAGGCCGGCATCAGCCCGGCGGTGGTGCAGATGGTGCAGGACCTGATCATGCGCCAGCGCGACGCGGGCTTCGGCGACGAGGACTTCTCCCGCATCTACGAGAGCATCGCCCACCCGCTCACCACCGAATCGAGTGCACCGTGA
- a CDS encoding NAD(P)-dependent oxidoreductase has translation MTARTETSTPRRPATTAPVTVLGLGPMGQAMGHALLAAGHPVTVWNRTPARADTLVTAGARMAPDPGSAVGSSGLVILSLTDYQAMYDILGGHTDALRGRLLVNLSSDTPERTRDAAAWANGHGARFLTGGVMTPPPTIGAEGAYVYYSGPRPEFEAHSATLSVIGEPRYLGEDPGLAQLLYQAQLDVFLTALAGLLHATALAGSGGISAAEFVPQALETLTGIPAMIEDGDALGTALDARSHPGDLATTTMMGATADHIVATSAAAGLDLVLPDAVASLYRRAIRAGHGADNWTSLIEVIRGAELTAAAP, from the coding sequence GTGACCGCCCGAACCGAGACCAGTACACCCCGTCGGCCCGCCACCACGGCTCCCGTCACCGTGCTCGGCCTCGGCCCGATGGGCCAGGCAATGGGCCACGCCCTGCTCGCGGCCGGCCATCCGGTGACCGTCTGGAACCGGACACCGGCACGGGCGGACACCCTCGTCACGGCCGGGGCGAGGATGGCACCGGACCCGGGCTCCGCCGTCGGGAGCAGTGGGCTGGTGATCCTCAGCCTCACCGACTACCAGGCGATGTACGACATCCTCGGCGGCCACACCGACGCACTGCGCGGACGACTGCTCGTGAACCTCAGTTCGGACACCCCGGAACGCACCCGAGACGCCGCGGCCTGGGCCAACGGCCACGGCGCCCGGTTCCTGACCGGCGGCGTGATGACGCCCCCGCCGACCATCGGCGCGGAGGGTGCCTACGTCTACTACAGCGGACCACGCCCCGAGTTCGAGGCGCACTCGGCCACCCTGTCCGTGATCGGCGAGCCACGGTATCTCGGCGAGGACCCGGGGCTCGCCCAACTCCTTTATCAGGCACAGCTGGACGTCTTCCTGACGGCGTTGGCCGGCCTCCTGCACGCGACCGCGCTCGCCGGCAGCGGCGGCATCAGCGCCGCCGAGTTCGTACCGCAGGCCCTGGAGACGCTCACCGGCATTCCCGCGATGATCGAGGACGGTGACGCGCTCGGGACCGCGCTGGACGCACGTTCCCATCCGGGCGACCTCGCCACGACCACCATGATGGGCGCCACCGCCGATCACATCGTCGCCACCTCGGCCGCCGCCGGCCTGGACCTCGTCCTGCCCGACGCCGTGGCCTCGCTCTACCGGCGCGCCATCCGGGCCGGCCACGGCGCCGACAACTGGACCTCGCTGATCGAGGTGATCCGCGGAGCCGAGCTCACCGCAGCCGCGCCCTGA
- a CDS encoding electron transfer flavoprotein subunit beta/FixA family protein: protein MRIVVCVKHVPDLQSTRGFTAERRVIRSADDGTMNEVDENAVEAALALVAAAGDGEHEIIALTLGPDVAADAVRRALQMGADRGVRITDDALAGADYFGTATALAAAIRRIGDVDVVLTGMAALDGLGAVVPSLLAAALNLPQLTVVQELTYSGGALTARRELDGVTETLRATLPAVVAVTDLANTPRFPKFKDIMAARAKEIEVFGAAELGLADAASTARTEVVRAEPRPPRPEPEIVTDSGAGGRALADYLISNNLI, encoded by the coding sequence ATGCGAATCGTAGTCTGTGTCAAACACGTCCCGGACCTGCAATCCACGCGCGGCTTCACCGCCGAGCGCCGGGTGATTCGTAGCGCCGACGACGGAACCATGAACGAGGTGGACGAGAACGCCGTCGAGGCGGCGCTCGCGCTCGTGGCCGCAGCCGGTGACGGTGAGCACGAGATCATCGCGCTCACCCTCGGCCCGGACGTCGCCGCGGACGCCGTGCGCCGCGCCCTGCAGATGGGCGCCGACCGTGGCGTCCGGATCACCGACGACGCGCTGGCCGGTGCGGACTACTTCGGCACCGCCACGGCGCTCGCGGCTGCCATCCGGCGCATCGGTGACGTGGACGTGGTCCTCACCGGCATGGCGGCGCTGGACGGGCTCGGCGCGGTGGTGCCGTCCCTGCTCGCGGCTGCCCTCAACCTGCCGCAGCTGACGGTGGTGCAGGAACTGACCTACTCGGGTGGCGCACTCACCGCGAGGCGCGAACTCGACGGCGTCACCGAGACCCTGCGCGCGACGTTGCCGGCGGTGGTGGCCGTGACGGACCTCGCGAACACCCCGCGGTTCCCGAAGTTCAAGGACATCATGGCGGCCCGGGCCAAGGAGATCGAGGTGTTCGGCGCCGCCGAGCTCGGCCTCGCCGACGCCGCCTCGACCGCCCGCACCGAGGTGGTCCGGGCCGAGCCGCGGCCGCCCCGGCCGGAGCCGGAGATCGTCACCGACTCCGGTGCCGGCGGCCGTGCGCTCGCCGACTACCTGATCAGCAACAACCTCATCTGA
- a CDS encoding EamA family transporter, which yields MRRLSMTMATALAPLVWGTTYLVTTEFLPPDAPLFAALMRALPAGLLAVALSRTLPRGSWWWRAAVLGVLNIGAFFPLLFVAAYRLPGGLAATLGAGQPLIVAVLAVVLLGQAWSAWRLGWGVVGIVGVALVVLRADAVPDLLGVAAGLAGAASMGLGVTLTKRWGRPAGALAFAGWQLTAGGLALLPLTLIVEGVPTGIDATAVAGYVWLGLVGGLLAYTLWFTGIGRIPVTSAAMLALLSPVVAAALGALVLGERFEPAQLLGFALALSAIVAGQLRTGSAVSRSAPGPQDVPTERRVTEPLAAAGDSVAQAASSAQPSSPTSARSASV from the coding sequence ATGCGACGCCTGTCCATGACCATGGCCACGGCCCTCGCCCCGCTCGTCTGGGGCACGACCTACCTGGTGACGACCGAGTTCCTGCCACCGGATGCGCCACTCTTCGCCGCCCTCATGCGCGCCCTGCCTGCTGGCCTGCTGGCCGTGGCGCTCTCCCGCACCCTGCCCCGAGGCTCCTGGTGGTGGCGCGCCGCGGTGCTCGGCGTCCTGAACATCGGCGCATTCTTCCCGCTGCTGTTCGTGGCGGCCTATCGGCTGCCCGGAGGCCTCGCCGCCACCCTCGGCGCCGGCCAGCCGTTGATCGTGGCCGTGCTCGCGGTCGTCCTGCTCGGCCAGGCCTGGTCCGCCTGGCGGCTCGGCTGGGGCGTGGTCGGAATCGTGGGGGTGGCGCTGGTGGTGCTGCGCGCGGACGCCGTACCGGACCTGCTCGGAGTCGCGGCCGGACTCGCCGGAGCCGCCTCCATGGGGCTCGGCGTCACGTTGACGAAGCGTTGGGGCAGGCCGGCCGGGGCGCTCGCGTTCGCCGGCTGGCAGCTCACTGCCGGCGGGTTGGCACTGCTCCCGCTGACGCTGATCGTTGAGGGCGTGCCGACCGGCATCGACGCGACCGCCGTGGCGGGCTACGTGTGGCTGGGACTTGTGGGCGGCCTGCTCGCGTACACACTGTGGTTCACCGGGATCGGGCGGATCCCGGTGACATCGGCCGCGATGCTCGCGCTGCTCTCCCCGGTCGTTGCCGCGGCGCTGGGTGCGCTGGTCCTGGGGGAGCGGTTCGAACCCGCACAGCTCCTCGGGTTCGCGCTGGCGCTCAGTGCGATCGTCGCCGGGCAGTTGCGAACCGGCTCCGCGGTGTCGCGATCGGCGCCCGGACCACAGGACGTCCCGACGGAGCGTCGCGTGACCGAGCCCCTGGCCGCGGCCGGCGACTCGGTGGCCCAAGCCGCGTCGAGTGCTCAGCCGTCCTCGCCCACCTCGGCGCGCTCCGCCTCGGTGTAG
- a CDS encoding phosphotransferase family protein: protein MSRTRLAWADLPDDVRSLVSERTGEVVTARSHEGGYSPGMAATLVTADGGRVFVKAVATSFHERSAELYRQEAAVAAVLPPEVPAPRLRWTFDDGEWIALGYDAADGPGPELPWRPDELREALELLATLGRVSAPRVELITPLNEADTFGEWRRLLESGEPLAGWDPWVAANLEPLAASADGWREAVAGDALVHGDLRADNMIRSGGRLLAVDWPYAASGAAWVDLVLMLPSVGLEGGGEPEEIWRAHPLSLGADPDAVTAVVAAVTGFFVHGSLQQPPPGIPHLRAFQRAQGEIALAWLRARLR from the coding sequence GTGAGCCGGACGCGGCTCGCCTGGGCCGACCTGCCCGACGACGTCCGCTCGCTGGTCTCCGAGCGCACCGGCGAGGTGGTCACCGCGCGCAGCCATGAGGGCGGGTACAGCCCCGGCATGGCCGCCACGCTGGTCACGGCCGATGGTGGGCGGGTGTTCGTGAAGGCGGTCGCCACGAGCTTCCACGAGCGCAGCGCCGAGCTGTACCGGCAGGAGGCGGCGGTGGCTGCCGTCCTGCCGCCTGAGGTGCCGGCGCCCCGGCTGCGCTGGACGTTCGACGACGGCGAGTGGATCGCCCTCGGTTATGACGCCGCGGACGGCCCGGGGCCGGAGCTGCCGTGGCGTCCGGACGAGTTGCGCGAGGCGCTGGAGCTGCTCGCCACGCTCGGCCGGGTGAGCGCCCCTCGGGTGGAGCTGATCACCCCGCTGAACGAGGCGGACACGTTCGGGGAGTGGCGTCGGCTGCTGGAGTCGGGCGAGCCGCTGGCCGGCTGGGATCCGTGGGTGGCGGCGAACCTCGAGCCGTTGGCCGCGTCCGCGGACGGCTGGCGCGAGGCGGTGGCCGGTGACGCCCTGGTGCACGGTGACCTGCGCGCGGACAACATGATCCGATCCGGTGGCCGGCTGCTCGCCGTCGACTGGCCCTACGCAGCCTCGGGTGCCGCGTGGGTGGACCTGGTGCTGATGCTGCCGAGCGTCGGGCTCGAGGGTGGCGGCGAGCCCGAGGAGATCTGGCGGGCACACCCGCTGAGCCTCGGGGCCGATCCGGACGCGGTCACCGCGGTGGTGGCGGCCGTGACGGGGTTCTTCGTGCACGGCTCCCTGCAGCAGCCGCCACCGGGGATCCCCCACCTGCGCGCGTTCCAGCGCGCCCAGGGGGAGATCGCCCTCGCCTGGCTCAGGGCGCGGCTGCGGTGA